In the genome of Pseudomonas protegens, one region contains:
- the moeB gene encoding molybdopterin-synthase adenylyltransferase MoeB: MLTDQELLRYSRQILLQHIDIDGQLRLKQSRVLIVGLGGLGAPAALYLAAAGVGELHLADFDSVDLTNLQRQIIHDSQSVGVGKVDSAISRLSALNPEIRLVPHRQALDVDSLAAAVAAVDLVLDCSDNFSTREAVNAACVAAAKPLVSGAAIRLEGQLSVFDSRRPESPCYHCLYGHGSEAELTCSEAGVLGPLVGTVGSLQALEALKLLAGFGEPLVGRLLLIDALGTRFRELRVKRDPGCSVCGVQHE, from the coding sequence GTGCTGACCGATCAGGAGCTGTTGCGCTATAGCCGGCAGATTCTGTTGCAGCACATCGACATCGACGGCCAGTTGCGCCTCAAGCAGAGCCGGGTACTGATTGTCGGCCTCGGCGGCCTCGGTGCCCCGGCGGCGCTGTACCTGGCAGCGGCCGGGGTCGGCGAGCTGCACCTGGCCGACTTCGACAGCGTCGACCTGACCAACCTGCAACGTCAGATCATCCACGACAGCCAGAGTGTCGGGGTCGGCAAGGTGGATTCGGCCATCAGCCGGCTGTCCGCCCTCAACCCGGAAATCCGCCTGGTGCCCCATCGCCAGGCACTGGACGTCGACAGCCTGGCCGCCGCCGTGGCCGCGGTGGATCTGGTGCTTGATTGCTCCGACAACTTCAGCACCCGTGAGGCGGTGAACGCCGCCTGCGTGGCGGCCGCCAAGCCCCTGGTCAGTGGCGCGGCGATTCGCCTGGAAGGGCAGTTGTCGGTGTTCGATTCGCGTCGCCCGGAAAGCCCTTGCTACCACTGCCTGTACGGGCACGGCAGCGAAGCCGAACTGACCTGCAGCGAGGCCGGGGTGCTCGGTCCGCTGGTGGGCACCGTGGGCAGTTTGCAGGCGCTGGAAGCCCTGAAGCTGCTGGCCGGGTTTGGCGAGCCTCTGGTGGGCCGACTGTTATTGATCGATGCCCTGGGTACGCGTTTTCGTGAACTGCGCGTCAAGCGTGATCCCGGTTGCAGCGTTTGCGGAGTTCAGCATGAGTGA
- a CDS encoding acyloxyacyl hydrolase, translating to MKRLLCLAALAAGLLGHSFSAQAAGVEFSVGQTSDSTQAYRLGMQWDWDKSWLQSDVGRLTGYWSGAYTYWDGDKTSSNHSLSFSPVLVYEFAGASVKPYIEAGIGVAAFAHTEVEDNKLGSSFQFEDRIGFGLRFAGGHEVGVRATHYSNAGIQTPNDGIESYALHYTMPL from the coding sequence ATGAAGCGACTGTTGTGTTTGGCCGCGCTGGCGGCCGGGTTGTTGGGGCACAGTTTTTCCGCGCAGGCGGCCGGAGTCGAGTTCTCCGTGGGACAAACCAGCGATTCGACCCAGGCCTACCGGCTGGGTATGCAATGGGACTGGGACAAGAGCTGGCTGCAAAGTGATGTCGGTCGACTGACCGGTTACTGGAGCGGCGCCTACACCTATTGGGATGGCGACAAGACGTCGAGCAATCACAGCCTGTCGTTCTCCCCGGTGCTGGTCTATGAATTCGCCGGGGCCAGCGTCAAGCCGTACATCGAGGCGGGGATCGGGGTAGCGGCCTTTGCCCACACCGAGGTCGAGGACAACAAGCTCGGGTCATCCTTCCAGTTCGAAGACCGTATCGGTTTCGGCCTGCGTTTCGCCGGTGGGCATGAAGTCGGTGTCCGCGCCACCCATTACTCCAACGCCGGCATTCAAACCCCCAACGACGGTATCGAAAGCTACGCGCTGCATTACACGATGCCGCTCTGA
- a CDS encoding ribose-phosphate pyrophosphokinase encodes MSKMMVFTGNANPDLARRVVRQLHIPLGDISVGKFSDGEITAEINENVRGKDVFIIQPTCAPTNDNLMELVVMADAFRRSSATRITAVIPYFGYARQDRRPRSARVAISAKVVADMLTVVGIDRVLTVDLHADQIQGFFDIPVDNIYGSPVLVDDIEDQRFENLMIVSPDIGGVVRARAVAKSLGVDLGIIDKRREKANHSEVMHIIGDVEGRTCILVDDMVDTAGTLCHAAKALKEHGAAKVFAYCTHPVLSGRAIENIENSVLDELVVTNTIPLSAAAQACARIRQLDIAPVVAEAVRRISNEESISAMFR; translated from the coding sequence GTGTCCAAGATGATGGTCTTTACGGGGAACGCTAACCCCGATCTGGCTCGGCGTGTAGTACGTCAGCTGCATATCCCTCTCGGTGACATCTCTGTTGGAAAATTTTCCGACGGCGAAATTACTGCCGAGATCAATGAAAATGTCCGCGGTAAAGACGTCTTCATTATTCAGCCGACTTGCGCTCCGACCAACGATAACCTGATGGAACTCGTCGTGATGGCTGATGCCTTCCGCCGCTCCTCAGCGACTCGTATCACTGCTGTTATTCCTTATTTTGGTTATGCCCGTCAGGATCGCCGTCCGCGTTCCGCACGTGTGGCTATCAGCGCGAAAGTCGTCGCTGACATGCTTACCGTAGTCGGCATCGACCGTGTTCTCACGGTTGATCTGCATGCTGACCAGATTCAGGGCTTCTTCGATATTCCGGTAGATAACATCTACGGCTCCCCGGTTCTGGTGGATGACATCGAAGACCAGCGTTTCGAAAACCTGATGATCGTGTCCCCGGACATTGGCGGCGTCGTGCGTGCACGTGCCGTGGCCAAGTCCCTGGGCGTGGATCTCGGGATCATCGACAAGCGTCGTGAGAAAGCCAATCACTCCGAAGTGATGCATATCATCGGCGACGTCGAAGGACGCACCTGCATTCTGGTCGATGACATGGTCGATACCGCCGGCACCCTGTGCCACGCGGCCAAGGCCCTGAAAGAGCATGGCGCAGCCAAGGTCTTTGCCTACTGCACACACCCTGTGCTGTCGGGTCGGGCCATCGAAAACATTGAAAATTCCGTGCTGGACGAGCTGGTGGTGACCAACACCATCCCGCTGTCCGCTGCAGCACAAGCCTGTGCGCGTATCCGTCAACTGGATATCGCACCGGTAGTTGCCGAAGCGGTTCGCCGTATTAGCAACGAAGAATCGATCAGCGCGATGTTCCGCTAG
- a CDS encoding tetratricopeptide repeat protein, producing MNRSSALLLAFVFLSGCQSLAPVSSDATSPVEDSTPAPEKPKVYSSFSEDTIFSLLSAELAGQRNRFDIALDNYVTQAINTQDPGISERAFRIAEYLGADQAALDTSLIWAKNAPDDLEAQRAAAIQLARAGRYDDSLLYMEKVLQGKGDTHFDFLALSAADTDQDTRNGLMKSFDRLLQKHPHNSQLIFGKALLMQQDGDAKDALALLEQNPPEDGEVAPLLLRARLLQSLNRGKEALPLLEKSIRKYPDDKRLRLTYARMLVEQDRMEDAKTQFSSLVQQYPEDDELRYSLALVCLEAKAWEEAKGYLEDLIARESHEDSAHLNLGRIAEELNDPQGALIEYAQVGPGNDYLPAQLRQADILMSNGRTDEAQKRLVAARDAQPDYAIQLYLVEVETLSANNQGDRAWKVIQQALQQYPDDVNLLYTRAMQAEKRNDLAQLEKDLRLIIQREPDNAMALNALGYTLSDRTTRYAEAKALIEQAHQLTPEDPAVMDSLGWVNFRLGNLDEAERLLRQALERFPDQEVAAHLGEVLWNNGKQREAKQIWSKFIKDQPDSPVLRDTIKRLTGSETL from the coding sequence ATGAATAGATCCTCCGCGTTGCTCCTCGCCTTTGTCTTCCTCAGCGGTTGCCAGTCACTGGCCCCCGTTTCATCGGACGCTACGTCGCCGGTGGAAGACAGCACCCCAGCCCCTGAAAAGCCCAAGGTTTATTCCTCGTTCAGTGAAGACACCATCTTCAGCCTGCTGAGCGCTGAACTGGCGGGTCAGCGCAATCGTTTCGACATTGCCCTGGACAATTACGTGACCCAGGCCATCAACACCCAGGATCCGGGTATTTCCGAGCGAGCCTTTCGCATCGCCGAATACCTGGGCGCCGATCAGGCGGCCCTGGACACGTCGCTGATCTGGGCCAAGAACGCCCCCGACGACCTGGAAGCACAACGGGCTGCCGCCATCCAGCTGGCCCGCGCGGGTCGTTATGACGACTCCTTGCTTTATATGGAGAAGGTCCTGCAGGGCAAGGGCGACACCCATTTCGACTTTCTTGCGCTGTCGGCGGCCGACACCGATCAGGACACCCGCAACGGCCTGATGAAAAGCTTCGACCGGCTGTTGCAGAAACACCCGCACAACAGCCAGCTGATCTTCGGCAAGGCCCTGCTGATGCAACAGGACGGTGACGCCAAGGACGCCCTGGCTCTGCTGGAGCAGAACCCGCCGGAAGACGGCGAAGTCGCTCCACTGCTGTTGCGTGCCCGCCTGTTGCAAAGCCTGAACCGCGGCAAGGAAGCCCTGCCGCTGCTGGAAAAAAGCATCCGCAAGTACCCGGACGACAAGCGCCTGCGCCTGACCTACGCCCGCATGCTGGTGGAGCAGGACCGCATGGAAGACGCCAAGACTCAGTTCTCCAGCCTGGTCCAGCAGTATCCGGAAGATGACGAACTGCGTTATTCCCTGGCGCTGGTGTGCCTGGAAGCCAAGGCCTGGGAAGAAGCCAAGGGCTACCTGGAAGACCTGATTGCCCGGGAAAGCCACGAAGACTCCGCCCACCTGAACCTGGGACGGATCGCCGAAGAGCTGAACGACCCGCAAGGGGCGCTGATCGAATACGCCCAGGTCGGCCCGGGCAACGATTACCTGCCAGCACAACTGCGTCAGGCCGACATCCTGATGAGCAACGGCCGCACCGACGAGGCGCAAAAACGCCTGGTAGCCGCCCGCGATGCCCAGCCCGACTACGCCATCCAGCTGTACCTGGTCGAAGTCGAAACCCTGTCGGCGAACAATCAGGGGGACCGCGCCTGGAAAGTCATCCAGCAAGCCCTGCAGCAATATCCCGATGACGTGAACCTGCTCTACACCCGCGCCATGCAGGCGGAAAAACGCAACGATCTGGCGCAACTGGAGAAAGACCTGCGCCTGATCATCCAGCGCGAGCCGGACAACGCCATGGCCTTGAACGCCCTGGGCTACACCTTGTCGGACCGCACCACCCGTTACGCCGAAGCCAAGGCGCTGATCGAACAGGCTCACCAATTGACCCCGGAAGACCCGGCGGTCATGGACAGCCTGGGCTGGGTGAACTTTCGCCTGGGCAACCTCGACGAGGCCGAGCGCCTGCTGCGCCAGGCCCTTGAGCGCTTCCCCGACCAGGAAGTCGCGGCGCATCTGGGCGAAGTACTGTGGAACAACGGCAAGCAGCGCGAGGCCAAGCAGATCTGGAGCAAGTTCATCAAGGACCAGCCAGACAGCCCTGTATTGCGCGACACCATCAAACGCCTGACCGGATCAGAGACTCTTTAA
- the hemA gene encoding glutamyl-tRNA reductase — translation MAFLALGINHKTASVDVRERVAFTPEQLVEALQQLCRLTDSREAAILSTCNRSELYVEQDHLSADVVLRWLADYHHLSLDELRASAYVHEDDAAVRHMMRVASGLDSLVLGEPQILGQMKSAYAVAREAGTVGPLLGRLFQATFSAAKQVRTDTAIGENPVSVAFAAVSLAKQIFSDLQRSQALLIGAGETITLVARHLHDLGVKRIVVANRTLERASLLAEQFGAHAVLLSDIPQELVHSDIVISSTASQLPILGKGAVESALKLRKHKPIFMVDIAVPRDIEPEVGELDDVYLYTVDDLHEVVAENLKSRQGAAQAAEELVNIGAEDFMVRLRELAAVDVLKAYRQQSERLRDEELQKALRLLSNGSSAEDVLAQLARGLTNKLLHAPSVQLKKLSAEGRLDALAMAQELFALGEGSSDKTP, via the coding sequence ATGGCCTTCCTTGCACTCGGTATTAACCACAAGACTGCTTCTGTAGACGTCCGCGAGCGCGTGGCCTTTACCCCTGAGCAGTTGGTTGAGGCCTTGCAGCAGCTCTGCCGACTCACCGACAGCCGCGAAGCTGCGATCCTCTCCACCTGCAATCGCAGTGAGCTCTATGTAGAACAGGATCATCTTTCTGCGGATGTGGTACTGCGCTGGCTGGCGGACTATCACCACCTGAGCCTAGACGAGCTTCGCGCCAGTGCCTATGTGCACGAAGACGATGCGGCAGTTCGTCACATGATGCGGGTGGCCTCGGGGCTCGATTCGCTGGTGCTGGGCGAGCCGCAGATTCTCGGGCAGATGAAGTCCGCCTACGCCGTGGCCCGTGAGGCCGGCACCGTGGGCCCGCTGCTGGGCCGGCTGTTCCAGGCGACCTTCAGCGCCGCCAAGCAAGTACGCACCGATACCGCCATCGGCGAGAACCCGGTGTCCGTGGCCTTTGCCGCGGTGAGCCTGGCGAAACAGATTTTCAGCGATCTGCAGCGCAGCCAGGCGTTGCTGATCGGCGCGGGCGAGACCATTACCCTGGTGGCCCGGCACCTGCACGACCTGGGGGTCAAGCGCATCGTCGTGGCCAACCGCACCCTGGAACGCGCCAGCCTCCTGGCCGAGCAGTTCGGCGCCCACGCGGTGCTGCTATCGGACATTCCCCAGGAGCTGGTGCACAGCGATATCGTCATCAGTTCCACCGCCAGCCAGTTGCCGATCCTTGGCAAGGGCGCGGTCGAAAGTGCTTTGAAGCTGCGCAAGCACAAGCCGATTTTCATGGTGGATATCGCCGTTCCCCGGGATATCGAACCTGAAGTCGGCGAGTTGGACGACGTTTACCTCTACACCGTCGATGACCTGCACGAAGTGGTCGCGGAAAACCTCAAGAGCCGTCAGGGCGCGGCCCAGGCCGCCGAGGAGCTGGTGAACATTGGCGCCGAGGATTTCATGGTGCGCCTGCGCGAACTGGCGGCGGTGGACGTGCTCAAGGCCTATCGTCAACAGAGCGAGCGCCTGCGCGACGAAGAACTGCAAAAAGCCCTGCGCCTGCTGAGCAACGGCTCCAGCGCCGAGGACGTGCTGGCCCAACTGGCCCGCGGCCTGACCAACAAACTGCTGCACGCGCCGAGCGTGCAACTGAAAAAGCTGTCTGCCGAAGGCCGCCTCGATGCGCTGGCCATGGCCCAAGAACTCTTTGCCCTCGGTGAGGGCTCATCGGATAAAACCCCGTAA
- the pth gene encoding aminoacyl-tRNA hydrolase — protein MTAIKLIVGLGNPGAEYEQTRHNAGALFVERIAEKQGVSLVADRKYFGLTGRFSHQGQDIRLLIPTTYMNRSGQAVAALAGFFRIKPEEILVAHDELDLPPGVAKLKTGGGHGGHNGLRDIIAQLGNQNTFHRLRLGIGHPGVASMVSNFVLGRAPRAEQEKLDASIDFALGVLPDIFAGEWNRAMKNLHSQKA, from the coding sequence GTGACTGCCATCAAACTGATCGTTGGCCTGGGTAATCCAGGCGCCGAATACGAACAGACCCGGCATAACGCAGGGGCCCTTTTTGTTGAGCGCATCGCCGAAAAACAAGGTGTCAGCCTTGTCGCCGATCGCAAATATTTCGGCCTGACCGGGCGCTTCAGTCACCAGGGTCAGGACATTCGTCTGTTGATTCCCACCACCTACATGAACCGCAGCGGCCAGGCCGTGGCGGCGCTTGCCGGCTTCTTCCGCATCAAGCCGGAAGAGATCCTGGTGGCCCACGACGAACTCGACTTGCCACCCGGCGTCGCCAAGCTCAAGACCGGCGGCGGGCATGGCGGGCACAACGGACTGCGGGACATCATCGCGCAGCTCGGCAATCAGAATACCTTTCACCGCCTGCGGCTCGGCATTGGCCACCCGGGTGTTGCCAGTATGGTTTCAAACTTTGTCCTGGGTCGTGCGCCACGCGCCGAACAGGAAAAACTCGATGCCAGCATCGATTTTGCCCTCGGCGTGCTGCCGGATATCTTCGCCGGTGAATGGAACCGCGCGATGAAAAACCTGCACAGCCAGAAGGCCTGA
- the lolB gene encoding lipoprotein insertase outer membrane protein LolB: MFLRHFIVFSFIALLAGCAGFGARESVQGQGNPAQWRLHKDQLTGLDGWQINGKIGIRAPKDSGSGTLFWLQRQDYYDIRLSGPLGRGAARLTGRPGQVSLEVANQGRYEATSPETLLEEQLGWKLPVSHLAWWVRGLPAPDSKSRLTLDGDSHLASLEQDGWQVEYSSYSEQNGYWLPERIKLHGSDLDVTLVIKEWLPRKLGQ; encoded by the coding sequence ATGTTTTTGCGCCACTTCATTGTTTTCAGTTTCATCGCCTTGCTGGCCGGCTGCGCCGGCTTTGGCGCCCGTGAATCGGTCCAGGGCCAGGGCAACCCTGCCCAATGGCGCCTGCACAAGGATCAACTGACCGGCCTCGATGGCTGGCAGATCAACGGCAAGATCGGCATCCGCGCGCCCAAGGATTCCGGTAGCGGCACGCTGTTCTGGCTGCAACGCCAGGACTATTACGACATCCGCCTGTCGGGCCCACTGGGTCGCGGCGCCGCGCGCCTGACCGGCCGCCCCGGCCAGGTCAGCCTGGAAGTGGCCAACCAGGGCCGCTATGAAGCCACCAGCCCGGAAACCCTGCTTGAAGAACAGCTCGGCTGGAAACTGCCGGTTTCCCACCTGGCCTGGTGGGTTCGCGGCCTGCCCGCCCCCGACAGCAAGAGCCGCCTGACCCTGGACGGCGACAGCCACCTGGCGAGCCTGGAACAGGATGGCTGGCAAGTGGAATACAGCAGCTATTCCGAGCAGAACGGCTACTGGCTGCCCGAGCGCATCAAGCTGCATGGCAGCGACCTTGACGTCACCCTGGTGATCAAAGAATGGCTGCCACGCAAGCTGGGGCAGTGA
- the prfA gene encoding peptide chain release factor 1, translating to MKASLLSKLDILQDRFEELTALLGDAEVISDQAKFRAYSKEYAEVEPIVASYKQVLKVQADLEGAQALLKDNDPDLREMAAEEVREAKEQLVELESVLQRMLLPKDPNDGRNVFLEIRAGTGGDEAAIFSGDLFRMYSRYAERRGWRLEILSENEGEHGGYKEVIARVEGENVYGKLKFESGAHRVQRVPATESQGRIHTSACTVAVLPEPDEQEAIEINPADLRIDTYRSSGAGGQHVNKTDSAIRITHIPSGIVVECQEERSQHKNRARAMSWLSAKLNDQQTSAAANAIASERKLLVGSGDRSERIRTYNFPQGRVTDHRINLTLYSLDEILAGGVEAVIEPLLAEYQADQLAALGE from the coding sequence ATGAAAGCGTCACTGCTCAGTAAGCTGGACATTCTCCAGGATCGTTTCGAGGAACTGACCGCCTTGCTCGGCGATGCTGAGGTCATTTCCGATCAGGCCAAGTTCCGCGCCTATTCCAAGGAATACGCGGAAGTCGAGCCGATCGTCGCCTCCTACAAACAGGTGCTCAAGGTCCAGGCCGATCTCGAAGGCGCCCAGGCGCTGCTCAAGGACAACGACCCGGACCTTCGGGAAATGGCCGCCGAGGAAGTGCGCGAGGCCAAGGAGCAATTGGTCGAACTGGAAAGCGTGTTGCAACGCATGCTGTTGCCCAAGGATCCGAACGACGGGCGCAACGTGTTCCTGGAAATCCGCGCCGGCACCGGCGGCGACGAGGCGGCGATCTTTTCCGGCGACCTGTTTCGCATGTATTCGCGCTACGCCGAACGGCGCGGCTGGCGGCTGGAGATCCTCTCGGAAAACGAGGGTGAGCACGGCGGCTATAAAGAAGTCATTGCCCGGGTCGAAGGCGAGAACGTCTACGGCAAGCTCAAGTTCGAATCCGGCGCGCACCGCGTGCAGCGGGTGCCGGCCACCGAATCCCAGGGCCGCATCCACACCTCGGCCTGCACCGTGGCGGTGCTGCCCGAGCCGGACGAGCAGGAAGCCATCGAGATCAACCCGGCGGACCTGCGCATCGATACCTATCGCTCCTCGGGCGCCGGTGGTCAGCACGTGAACAAGACCGACTCGGCGATCCGCATCACCCACATTCCTTCGGGGATCGTGGTCGAGTGTCAGGAAGAGCGTTCCCAGCACAAGAACCGGGCCCGGGCCATGTCCTGGCTGTCGGCCAAGCTCAACGACCAGCAGACCAGCGCCGCGGCCAATGCCATCGCCAGCGAGCGCAAGCTGCTGGTGGGCTCGGGGGATCGCTCCGAGCGCATTCGCACCTACAACTTCCCCCAGGGCCGGGTCACCGATCACCGGATCAACCTGACCCTGTATTCCCTGGACGAAATCCTTGCCGGGGGCGTCGAGGCCGTGATTGAACCGCTGCTGGCCGAATATCAGGCCGATCAACTTGCGGCATTGGGTGAGTAA
- the ispE gene encoding 4-(cytidine 5'-diphospho)-2-C-methyl-D-erythritol kinase → MEKLTLPSPAKLNLMLHILGRREDGYHELQTLFQFLDYGDEITFALRDDGVICLHTDFPGVPHDANLIVQAAKKLQEQSGCTQGIDIWIDKILPMGGGIGGGSSNAATTLLGLNLLWQLGWDEDRLAALGLTLGADVPVFVRGRAAFAEGVGEKLSPEYPEEPWYLVLVPQVSVSTAEIFSDPLLTRDTPPIKVRPVPKGNSRNDCLPVVARRYPEVRNALNLLGKFTEAKLTGTGSCVFGGFPSKAEADKVSALLTETLTGFVAKGSNVSMLHRKLQGLL, encoded by the coding sequence ATGGAAAAACTGACCCTGCCTTCCCCGGCCAAGCTCAATCTGATGCTGCACATCCTCGGTCGCCGTGAAGACGGTTATCACGAGTTGCAGACCCTGTTTCAGTTCCTCGACTACGGCGATGAAATCACCTTCGCCCTGCGTGATGACGGTGTCATTTGCCTGCACACCGACTTCCCGGGGGTGCCCCACGACGCCAACCTGATCGTCCAGGCGGCCAAAAAACTGCAGGAACAATCCGGCTGCACCCAGGGCATCGATATCTGGATCGACAAGATCCTGCCCATGGGCGGCGGCATCGGCGGCGGCAGCTCCAACGCCGCCACGACCCTGCTGGGCCTGAATCTTCTCTGGCAACTGGGCTGGGATGAAGACCGCCTGGCGGCACTGGGCTTGACCCTGGGGGCCGACGTTCCGGTTTTTGTACGCGGCCGCGCGGCGTTCGCTGAAGGCGTTGGGGAAAAACTCAGCCCTGAATATCCCGAAGAACCCTGGTATCTGGTACTGGTCCCGCAAGTGTCTGTAAGTACAGCAGAAATTTTTTCAGATCCGCTGTTGACACGTGACACTCCGCCCATTAAAGTGCGCCCCGTTCCCAAGGGAAACAGCAGAAATGACTGCCTTCCGGTAGTCGCAAGGCGTTATCCAGAAGTACGTAACGCATTGAATTTGCTAGGTAAATTTACCGAAGCAAAACTGACTGGAACTGGAAGTTGTGTGTTTGGGGGCTTCCCAAGCAAAGCTGAAGCTGATAAAGTCTCGGCCCTTCTTACAGAGACCCTTACAGGGTTTGTGGCAAAAGGAAGCAACGTTTCGATGTTGCATCGCAAGCTGCAAGGTCTGCTCTAA
- the murI gene encoding glutamate racemase, with product MSEAPIAVFDSGVGGLSVLAEIQQRLPNESLLYLGDCGHIPYGEKTPEFIRQRCALMARYFRELGAKALVLACNTATVAGVADLRRDYPDWPIVGMEPAVKPAAAATRSGVVGVLATTGTLQSAKFAALLDRFAADVKVVTQPCPGLVEMIENGDLDSDALRQLLQGYVEPLLAAGCDTIILGCTHYPFLKPVLLQMLPAHISLIDTGGAVARQLQRLLDEGELRACGPARETRFWTSGDVPHFVQVLPLLWKGPGTVERFQW from the coding sequence ATGAGTGAAGCGCCCATTGCGGTGTTCGATTCCGGTGTCGGCGGCCTGTCGGTACTGGCGGAAATACAGCAACGGCTGCCCAACGAATCGCTGCTGTACCTGGGTGATTGCGGGCATATTCCCTATGGCGAAAAGACCCCGGAGTTCATTCGTCAGCGTTGTGCGCTGATGGCGCGGTACTTTCGCGAACTGGGCGCCAAGGCTCTGGTCCTGGCCTGCAACACCGCCACCGTGGCCGGAGTGGCCGACCTGCGCCGTGATTACCCGGACTGGCCCATCGTCGGCATGGAGCCTGCGGTCAAGCCCGCGGCGGCGGCGACCCGCAGCGGGGTGGTCGGGGTGCTGGCCACCACCGGCACCTTGCAGAGTGCCAAGTTCGCCGCCTTGCTCGATCGCTTCGCCGCGGATGTGAAAGTGGTCACCCAGCCCTGTCCCGGTCTGGTGGAAATGATCGAAAACGGCGACCTCGACAGCGACGCCCTGCGGCAACTGTTGCAGGGCTATGTTGAACCGCTGCTGGCGGCCGGTTGCGACACCATCATCCTGGGGTGCACCCACTATCCATTTCTCAAGCCGGTGCTGCTGCAGATGCTGCCGGCCCATATCAGCCTGATCGACACCGGCGGCGCCGTTGCCCGGCAGTTGCAACGCCTGCTGGATGAGGGCGAGCTGCGGGCCTGTGGCCCGGCCCGCGAGACGCGTTTCTGGACCAGCGGCGACGTCCCGCACTTTGTCCAGGTGCTGCCGCTGCTGTGGAAAGGTCCCGGTACCGTTGAGCGTTTCCAGTGGTGA
- a CDS encoding 50S ribosomal protein L25/general stress protein Ctc, with translation MNDFTLNAELRSDLGKGASRRLRRLASLVPAVVYGGDKAPESISMLAKEVAKLLENEAAYSHIIELNVGGTKQNVVIKALQRHPAKGHVLHADFVRVVAGQKLTAMVPVHLINEAAPIKKGGEIFRAATEIEVSCLPKDLPEFIEVDMAETDIGTVIHLSNLTAPKGVEFVALAHGNDLAVANVYAPRVASEKEEGAAE, from the coding sequence ATGAACGATTTTACTCTGAATGCTGAACTGCGTTCCGACCTGGGGAAAGGTGCGAGCCGCCGCCTGCGTCGTCTCGCAAGCCTGGTTCCAGCTGTAGTTTACGGTGGCGACAAAGCCCCTGAATCCATCAGCATGCTGGCCAAAGAAGTCGCCAAGCTGCTGGAAAACGAAGCTGCCTACAGCCACATCATCGAGCTGAACGTAGGTGGCACCAAGCAGAACGTCGTGATCAAGGCCCTGCAACGTCACCCAGCCAAAGGCCACGTGCTGCACGCTGACTTCGTTCGCGTAGTTGCCGGTCAGAAACTGACCGCCATGGTTCCAGTGCACCTGATCAACGAAGCTGCACCGATCAAGAAAGGCGGCGAGATCTTCCGCGCAGCCACCGAGATCGAAGTTTCCTGCCTGCCGAAAGACCTGCCTGAGTTCATCGAAGTCGACATGGCTGAGACCGACATCGGCACCGTGATCCACCTGTCCAACCTCACCGCTCCTAAAGGCGTTGAGTTTGTTGCTCTGGCACACGGCAACGACCTGGCAGTCGCCAACGTCTACGCACCACGTGTTGCTTCTGAGAAAGAAGAAGGCGCAGCAGAGTAA
- the prmC gene encoding peptide chain release factor N(5)-glutamine methyltransferase: MTIIASLLRAAQLPDSPTPRLDAELLLAAALGKPRSFLHTWPERIVPSEAALLFAEYLQRRRAGEPVAYILGQQGFWKLDLEVAPHTLIPRPDTELLVEAALELLPATPAQVLDLGTGSGAIALALASERPAWKVTAVDRVLEAVALAERNRQRLQLDNVTVLSSHWFSAVESQRFHLIVSNPPYIAEADPHLAAGDVRFEPESALVAGKDGLDDVRLILNQAPQHLHAGGWLMLEHGYDQAAAVRELLTAQGFIEVHSRVDLGGHERISLGCLPC; encoded by the coding sequence ATGACCATCATCGCCAGCCTGCTGCGCGCAGCTCAATTACCTGATTCGCCGACGCCGCGCCTGGATGCCGAACTGCTCCTGGCCGCGGCCCTGGGCAAGCCCCGCAGCTTCCTGCACACCTGGCCGGAACGCATCGTGCCCAGCGAAGCCGCTTTGCTGTTCGCCGAATACCTGCAACGACGCCGTGCCGGCGAGCCGGTGGCCTACATCCTCGGCCAGCAGGGGTTCTGGAAGCTGGATCTGGAAGTGGCCCCCCATACCCTGATCCCGCGCCCCGATACCGAATTGCTGGTGGAGGCGGCGCTGGAGCTGCTGCCCGCGACCCCGGCCCAGGTCCTCGACCTGGGCACCGGCAGCGGCGCGATCGCCCTGGCCCTGGCCAGCGAGCGCCCGGCCTGGAAGGTCACGGCCGTGGATCGGGTGCTGGAAGCCGTGGCCCTGGCCGAACGCAACCGCCAGCGCCTGCAGCTGGACAACGTCACCGTGCTCAGCAGCCACTGGTTCAGCGCGGTCGAGTCCCAGCGCTTTCATTTGATCGTCAGTAATCCCCCCTACATCGCCGAGGCCGACCCCCATCTGGCGGCCGGCGATGTGCGTTTCGAACCCGAAAGCGCCCTGGTGGCGGGCAAGGACGGTCTGGACGATGTGCGCCTGATCCTCAACCAGGCCCCGCAACATTTGCACGCCGGTGGCTGGCTGATGCTGGAACACGGTTACGACCAGGCGGCGGCGGTTCGCGAGTTGCTGACTGCGCAAGGCTTCATCGAAGTCCACAGCCGGGTCGATCTGGGCGGTCATGAACGCATCAGCCTTGGGTGCCTGCCGTGCTGA